Proteins encoded by one window of Nocardia goodfellowii:
- a CDS encoding CoA-transferase subunit beta — MSSTETITRAEVCVVAAAEIFRGAGEIMASPMSTVTTIGARLARLTFEPDLLLSDGEALFFAEVPAIGGKAPIEGWIPFAKVFDVVASGRRHVVMGANQIDKYGNQNLSAFGALQQPSRQMFGVRGAPGNTINHATSYFVPKHNRRVFCETVDIVSGIGYDKIDPDNPAYRFHHLHRVVSNLGVFDFNGPDHTLRALSLHPGVTPAEVAENTSFEIADLGEAGETRWPTEEELRIIRTVLDPKGFREKEVQA, encoded by the coding sequence GTGAGCAGTACTGAAACCATTACCCGGGCCGAGGTCTGCGTGGTCGCGGCGGCCGAAATCTTCCGCGGCGCGGGCGAGATCATGGCCAGCCCGATGTCCACCGTCACCACCATCGGCGCGCGTCTGGCCCGGCTCACCTTCGAGCCGGACCTGCTGCTCTCCGACGGTGAGGCGCTGTTCTTCGCCGAAGTTCCGGCGATCGGGGGCAAAGCGCCGATCGAGGGGTGGATTCCGTTCGCCAAGGTGTTCGACGTCGTCGCCTCCGGCCGCCGGCACGTGGTGATGGGCGCGAATCAGATCGACAAGTACGGCAACCAGAATCTGTCGGCCTTCGGTGCGCTGCAACAGCCTTCCCGGCAGATGTTCGGTGTGCGCGGCGCGCCCGGCAACACCATCAACCACGCCACCAGCTACTTCGTGCCCAAGCACAACCGGCGGGTGTTCTGCGAGACCGTCGACATCGTCTCCGGGATCGGCTACGACAAGATCGATCCGGACAACCCGGCCTACCGCTTCCACCACCTGCACCGGGTGGTCTCCAACCTGGGCGTGTTCGACTTCAACGGCCCCGATCACACGCTGCGCGCGCTGTCGCTGCACCCCGGGGTGACACCGGCCGAGGTCGCCGAGAACACCTCCTTCGAAATCGCGGATCTCGGCGAAGCGGGCGAAACCCGTTGGCCCACCGAAGAAGAGCTGCGGATCATCCGTACCGTGCTGGATCCCAAGGGTTTCCGGGAAAAGGAGGTGCAGGCATGA